GAAAAATGTCTAACAAAAGAATCACCTACTGCTTTGGTACCCAGGTTTCCGCCAATATCTCTGGTTACTTCGCCGGAGTCAATTAATAGCCCAACGCATTTTTCAATTGCTTTTGATGCATCAGTAAACTGAACTTGAGTAGTTTTTTGGCCATGCCAGTTCAAGAGCATGGCTGCTGATAGAACAAGCGAGAATGGGTTAGCGATATCCTTACCAGCAATATCAGGCGCAGAGCCATGTGCTGCCTGGCCCATGGCGTATTGCTCCCCAGCATTAAGCGAACCACCTAGGCCAAGACTGCCAGATAGCTCCGCCGTAAGGTCAGACAAAATATCTCCGAACATATTAGTTGTGACGATAGTATCAAAGCGTTCTGGTGCACGCACAACATGAGCCATCATGGCATCAACAATGAAATCATCAATTTGCACTTGTGGATAGTTTTGGCCAATGGCTTTGCAAATTTCGATAAACATACCATCACCAATTTTGAGGACGTTCGCTTTGTGAACAATGGTGATATGCTTTTTGCGAGTCATTGCTAGCTCAAAAGCTGCTTTTGCAATACGTTCACAACATTGCCTGGTAATCCTTCTCAGAGAAATAACTACATCAGGCGTAATGAGCATTTCGCTGCCGCCAGATTCAATATTCCTATCAGCATAAAAGCCTTCAGTATTTTCTCGTACGACAGCTAGATCAAAGGGCTTTACACAGGTCGGCACCTTTGGGTATGTGCGCGACGGACGAATATTGGCAAATAGATCTAATTCTTTTCTAAAAAATTTAGAAGGATTAATCTCGCCTTTAGACTCATCTTTGAAATCATACGTTGCCATGGGTCCGAGCATGAGACCATTAGCTGCCTTTACTTTTTCAAGCAGTATTGAGGTAACGGTGCTCCCATATTTTTCTAGGCTGCTATGTCCAGCAATTTCTTGCTCTAGCACTAGGCCTAAATTAAATTTAGCGGAGGCGCTCTCTAATACTTGAGTTGTTACAGCCATGGTTTCTGGGCCAATACCGTCCCCAGGAATGATGATGATTTTCATTTCTTCTTCTTTATTTTGAATCTAGTCGTTCTTAATTTCAATAGTCTTTAATAGTTTGCTGTATTTGATGGTTTCACGCTTAATGAATTCCATGAACTCGGCTTGTGAATTTATCTTAATGAATAAGCCATCCTTCTCTAAGGGGCCGCTAAAGGACGGATCTTTTAATACCTCGTTAATTTCAGCATTTAAGTAATTTGCAACATAATCTGGAGTGCCTACGGGGGCAAAAATACCTCCCCAAAGTGTAAAGTTAAATCCCTTAATGGCATCTTCGGATACGGTATGCACTTCAGGAAGAATGGCCATTCTCTTTTCGGAAGATACCGCAAGCGCTCTGAGAGCTTTACTTTCAATATGAGGAATAACAGCGGGTGCGCTTGAGAAAAAGATATCGACATGACCGCCAAGCAAATCAGTCATTGCCTGCCCAGCTCCCTTATAGGGGGCATGCGCCATATTAATATTCATATCTTGCGCTAGGGATGCCGCAGCTAAATGTCCGGGCGTCCCGCTACCTGATGAGGCGTAAGTCATTGATCCTGGTTTTGCTTTGGCGAGCTTAATAAATTCAGGGAGGGTGCGATAGCTAGAGTTTCCTGGTGCGGCAAGAATGAGTGGGGCATCCCCTATTAGTGCTACGGGCCTGAAATCTTTATTGGTGTCGTAGCCCACATCCTTATTCACAATTGGATTGATCACCATTTCGCCAGTTTGGCCTAAAAGGAGGATGTAACCATCAGGTTTTGATTTGGCAACATATCTTGTGGCTAGGGCCCCTGTAGCCCCTGGCTTGTTTTCAACTACAAAAGTTTGTTTTGTGCGAATACTCAGCTTATCTGCCAATCGTCTAGCTAGAACATCACCCAGGCCCCCTGGGGCATAGGCAACCACAATCGTTACAGGTTTATTAGGAAAAGGGGGCGCAGAACTTTGTGCGTTGCAATATGAAATTAAGAATAGTGCGGTTAACAGCGCGCGAAAAATTGTCTTCATTCTGTTGAGATTAGCCTATGCAAAAAATTGTATATTCTTAAACCCGGCTATAAAGCATGGGGATTTTTTATTGACATAAGTAGATATTACACAAAGATAAAACTCCCACCATTTCTGATGGACCCACCAGATCTCGAGCCTCGGACCAACAGAATATGAGGGTAGATATTCAAAGAAAATCACCGGGATTTTGGGAGTGAATATCTAAATTCGATACCCCAAATCCCTTTATGAGAGAGCGATTATTATAATCGGCAACACTGAAAAAATCTCCAAGGGTGGTTTAGCTGCGTCCACTAAATATTATTCGCCTGTGATTTTCTTTTCCCTGATAAGCCGGCCCCAAGTTAATGATTCTTTGGCCATATATTTTCCTAGTTCCTCGCGCGAGGTAGGCATTGGAGTAAGACCATGATCATTCAATTGCCTCACTACATCAGGCGAATTTAGAACCTTCACAATCTCCACATTCCAGCGATCTAATATCGGAGCTGGTACCTTAGATGAGGCAACAAAGGCATACCAATTAGTCGCATTAAAACCAGCGTATCCAGATTCGGCAATGGTTGGGATTTTAGGTAGCGATTTAAGGCGCTGCGGCCCCGTAACTGCCAAAGGAATCAGTTGCCCATTTTCGATATAGGCTTGAGACGTACTGTAGGTCGAGAAATATGCCGCAACACGACCACCTAGTAAATCTTGTAGCGCCGGCGCTCCACCCTTGTAAGGCACGTGTACCGTTTGAATGCTAGCCATTTCGTCTAGCAATTCTCCCGCTAGATGCGATGCAGAGCCAGGTCCAGTAGATGCATATTCTAATTTTTTAGGATTTTTTTTAGCATAAGCAATGTACTCTGCAAACGTTTTAATGCCAGTACCCGAATTGACCACAAGAATATTTGGGAAATTAACCCCCATCGTGATTGGCGAAAGATCCTTAAAGGGATCGTACGGAAGCTTCATCATATGTGGAGCAATGGTTAGCGGTCCAACTGAGCCAAATAGGATGGTACTGCCATCGGTAGGTCCATTAGCAGCAAACTGATGTGCAATATTTCCACCTGCGCCACCACGGTTATCGACAACCACATTTGCACCAATGTTCTCACTGAGTTTTTTTGAAATGATCCGAGCTGCCGTATCTGCAGCTCCACCCGCTGCAAATCCAACGACCATAGTGATCGTCTTTTTAGGCGGAAATTCTTGAGAATATGCTGGGTAAGTAAGTAAGCTTAATGTAAGACTTAGAAATACATTAAAGATATTTTTCTGTTTCGTAGTAATCATTTTTACTATTCTCCACTTAAGCCAAGTTTGTTGGGTTGACGTTTTTCAATTGCATTCTTTAAAAGCGCTACAAGCCTATAGAATCCATGGGCAAATTTCCCATAAGGCATTGTTAAAAAGAGGCCCATCACAAAGCCTAAATGGGTAGCAAGTAATGCAGGCATTGCACTAGTATCGCGATAGGCTAAGAGAGCTAAGCCTGAGGCGCTAATGAAGAAAAGCAGCAGAATAAATGCTCTATCCATTGGTTTTTGAGAAGCATCTCCATGCTCAGCATTTCTCTTAAAATTCAAATATAGTAGGCCTGCAGGTCCAATCAGCAAACCAATACCGCCAAGCGTTCCTAAAATGACTGGAATACTATTGAGCGCATATGGAGCATGTAAATCCAGTAAATAGTGATACAAAGTTGCTACGCTAGTAGCCGCAAAGCAAAGCATGAAGCCGTAAAAAGTGAAATGGTGAAACCGCTTACGCCACAAAGTAAAAGCATCGTCTTCGTTATTACAGCCCTCTCCATGACCACCGCCAAGATACTTCAAAGTTAATGCGTCATGTGTCGCTTCGGCGACCGCACCCCCCGAGGAAAGACCCGGATCAATGCCGCGCCAGAAATTCTGCAAACCAATTAGCAGGGCAATTATTGAAAATCCAAAAACTGCGCCAAACATGATTGCCAAGGTATTGTGTGAAAAGATTGCGTAAAAATTTCCGTTAAGCGGACCAGAAGTTAGGGTTCCATTCACTACCAGCGTTAGCAGTAAAAATAAAATGAGCGAAAGGGATGCCGCCATTGAAACGGCCACCCCATTTGATTTATATAAAGAGCCAAAGGCCTTTGGCCATGCATAAGCAATATAGGTGTCCTTACGAACTTGTGCCATTACTTTTGGAATATTTACAGCAAATTCATGTGGTGGAGCGTATTGGCAAGCATACAAACATGCCCCACAGTTATGACAAAGATTTGCCATGAAATTCACATCAGCAGGCAAAAACTCTATCCGTCTCGTCATAGCAGGAAAGACCGCACAAAATCCCTCGCAGTATCGGCAGGAATTGCAGATAGTCAACATACGAGCCGCCTCTACTTCTGGCGCATTTGAGCCTAAAGCACTCGCTTCCAAAATTAAGGATTTAAGTTGCTGCATGGGAATGGCTCCTATGATGTAACGCTGCTTTTGCTGCTTCACTTCCCGCTATTCGCCCAAATACTGTTCCAATCGCCATGCCAATACCTGCTGCATAACCTTTACCCAATACATTTCCAGCCATCATCTCTCCAGCTACGAATAAATTCACGCTTGGTTGATTATTAAAACGAACCGCTGCAGTTTCATCGGTTTTTAAACCTAAGTAGGTAAATGTAACGCCAGGTCGAACTGCATAACCATAAAAAGGACCTTTATCTATCGGCAAGGCCCAATGTGTTTTTGGTGGGTCTAGACCTTCGGTGTAACAGTCATCCATGATCGTATGATCAAAAGTGCCCACTCGACATGCTGCGTTATATGCACTCACTGTTTGCACCAAGGCGCTTGGATCTATACCAAGCTTTTTCGCTAACTCTTCAAGGGTATCTGCTTTTTCGCCTGGAAATACCGGTGGCATAAAACGGCCCAATACTTTGGAATCGATGATGGAATAGCCAATTTGGCCGGGCTGCTGAGCAACCAATCTTCCCCAGAAGGCGTAACGCTTGGGCCAAAAGTCTTCACCTTCATCAGAAAAGCGTTGTGCATTTTTATTAACAACAATTCCAAAGGAAACTGCATCAATGCGAGTACAAATACCGCCGTCATATAAAGGCGCTCGCGCATCGACCGCAACCATGTGGGCCTGAGTTGGATCGCTCACTGAATCCGCACCCAGCCCAATCAATTGCTTAAGCAAAACACCCTTATTGTATTGGGTGCCGCGTATTAAAAAGTTATCCGCTGGAGATTCGCCATACTCATTAATACCCCAAGCCTCTTTTAGCCACTCGCGATTCGATTCAAAACCACCTGCAGCTAAGACACAAGTCTTTGCCTCAATTCGTTCATTACCTACATAAGCAGCTATAAATTTTCCACTCTGGATTTCTAGTTTATCTACTGGTGAGTTGTAGCGAATTTCTACGCCCAACTTCTCGGCACTTCGGTAGTAGGCATTCACTAAGGCTTTACCACCACCCATAAAGAATGCATTAGTACGGGATAAATTAAGAGTCCCTGATAAAGGTGGCTGAAAGTGCACTCCATGATGCTTCATCCATTTGCGACATTGAGATGAAGATCGTATGACATATCTAGCCATTTTTTCATCTGTCTTGCCACTGGTTACCTTCAAAATATCCTGCCAGTATTCTTCTTCCGGATAGGATTCCAGCATGACATCTTCCGGTTGCTCATGCATTGCGCGAATGTTGCGGGTATGCGCTGAATTACCGCCTCGCCATTCCCTTGGGGCAGCCTCTAAAACCAATACAGAAGCCCCAGCTTCTCTTGCCATAAGAGCGGCGCAAAGAGCGGCATTGCCGCCGCCAATGACCAGCACATCTAGTGGATTTTGTTTTGCTTGGGAACTCATAATGGCAGTATCTAATAGAACTTTTATGTTGAGAAGTGCAATATTTAATTATTGTGTATAAACAATAATAATATCCCAACCCCTTCTCAGGCGCTCTTTTGAATCCATTTTAAGAAAGCTTCACTCGCTGGAGAAAGGCTGGTGTTTTATAGCGCAACAACAAGCCATATTAGTAGGAGTCTACGTTAATCGTCATGATCTGCGCTGTTGCTCATACTCTCCATCGCGATCTTTATAAGCATATCAACAAATCCAATCTCAATACATTACTTCAAAGCCTCCAATATTGCTTTAGCCATTGAAGCGGTATTACCCTTGCCATTAATGTCTCCAGTCCGAGCATTCGGATTTGCTAGGGCTATCGTGGTTGCCTCTGACATTGATCTTGCCATCGCCACAGCCTCGGGGATATTTCTACTATGCCCGAGCCAATCGAACATCATGCGGGTTGATTCAATTATGGAATAGGGATTGGCAATGCCTTTGCCAGCAATATCCGGTGCCGAGCCATGGGTCGCTTGCGCCATCGCCACATCGCCATCGCCAATACATAAACCAGGCGCCATACCTAAACCACCCACGAGACCTGCCGCTTCATCCGATAGGATGTCGCCAAACATATTAGTGGTGACAATTACGTCAAAGTTCTGAGGGTCGCGTACGAGGCGCATTGCCATAGTGTCCACAATCACATCATCAACTAGCACATCTGGATATTCGGGTGCTAATTTTTTGCATTCCTCAACAAACATCCCGCAACCCAACTTAAAGACGGTATCTTTATGTACATATGTTAAATGCTTCTTTCGCTGTCGTGCAAGTTCATACGCAGCCTGGGCCACACGTCGACTGCCGGTTCTAGTAATTACGCGCATTGAAAGCGTCATCTCATCACTTGGACGAAACTCTGCATTCCCAACTAACATATTCCGGTCTGGCTGAAAGCCCTCATTATTTTCACGAACAATAATTAAATCAATATCATCACGAAGACAGCCTATGTCTGGATAAGAGCGTGTTGGTCTTACGTTTGCAAATAAATTAAATTGCTTGCGCAATATAGGATGGGGATTAATTGCATTCACTTGCTTTGGATAAGCTCGATGTCCAATGGGACCCAAGATCCAACCATCTAAAGTATGCAGCGTTTCTAAGGTTTCTGGTGGCAGGGTATGGCCATGGATATCAAGCGCACGACGCCCGACTGGCAATGGTACCCACTCAATATCAACCTGGTGAATATTCGCTGCTGCCTTAGCAACCTCTACCGCAACTGGCACAATCTCGTGACCAATATCATCACCCTCCAGAATTCCTACGTGTAATTTTTTTGACATTACTTACTTTTCTAATTGAAGAATCTAAGCTTTTGATCTCAGCATCTTTGATATAGCGTCAACTTCACCATCCAAACGGAGAAACAAAAGGTCTACCGAAAGGTCTACCAGCACGAATCGTTTGTACTGGAACTAAGCTGTACATTCCAGGACGCTTATTGCTGCGAGTATCTAACCATTCGACAGGCTTCTCAACCAAATCAAATATAGAGATATCTGCCGACGCATTTTTCTTTAGTGTGCCTAACAAAGGATCGCGATTAATAATTGCCGCAGGTCTATTAGTAGCCATAGCAATCACCTGGTTCAGGCTAAAGCCCAAGGTTAAGAACTTGCTCATGACATTTGGCAAATAGGGAATGCTGGGAGAGTTGCCACTAAATGCATGCAAATCACTTGAGATCGTATCCGGCATCAGACCCTGCTGAATGGCAGGCTCAGCAACCGTAAAGTCAAAACTTCCACCGCCATGCCCAACATCAATAATTACACCCCGTTTCTTGGCCTCTAAGGCTGCGGCAATGAGCTTACCGTTTTGCACCGTATTGTTGCCAGCGCCACTATAGGCATGAGTCAAGATATCACCTGGACGCAGGAGGTCCAACAAGTTCCCAAGATCGCCAGGAGCATTACCAATATGGCACATCACTCGAGTACCCTTTATGCCTGAGCGCTCCGCCGCTTCTCTTGCTCTGCGCAAAGGCTCAATGCCGTTCTCACCCACCACATCCAATGTTTCTCTCACCTTAATGCCAAGTACTAGATCGGGGTTCTCATTCACTACTCGCGCTGCTAAATCAATATTAGCGTAATCAATGTTTCTCATCTCACCAATTGGATAGCCAGCTAAACCAATTGATGAGATGTGTACAAAAGCGAACATACGACTACGAGCCTGGGCTTGAATAAAGTTTTTAAAGGCAGAGAAATTATTACCGCCTGCATCGCCAGCACTAACAAAAGTTGTTGTAGCAGTAAAATGTACTAACTCATCAGCAGGCAAGCCAATTGCGGAAGCTTGGGGATAGGTATGAGCATGTAAATCTACCAAACCAGGGGTAATAATTTTTCCCACTGCGTTGATTTGCTGCGCAGCCTTGTCTCTTGGCAAGTTTTTTTGTATCTCAACGATGCGGCCGCTGCGAACTCCAATATCCATTACAGCATCAAGATTTTGAGATGGATCAATCACGCGTGCACCCGTTATCAACAAGTCATATCCGCCTGGAGCTGATAGCCCTTGTTGCGCAAAACTGCTTCCAACACTCCCCAGGACAGGGAGTGCTGCAACCCCAAGGGTGCACTGCAATAACTTTCGTCTTTGGTGATTCATGCTTGTCTCCTCACAATATTTTTTAGCGCTGATTTTTATCCTTTAAAGGATGCGGATGCTATCTCTTATAACCAGTCTTTGAGCCAAAAAGCTTTTCTCTTTGAGACCAGTCATGGGTTTCATCCCATAAGGCCAAGACTTTAGGCGCCTCAGCTTCAAAGAATGGGTACATAGAGGCCACACAAGTATCTGCAGTTAACTCTAGGCGATGACCAGATGGATCAAAGAAGTAAATAGAGGTGATGAAATCATCATGGTTCGTAGGTCCTAAAACTTTAACCCCTTTTTTCTCTAAATCTTTTTTAGCCTCTATGAGTACCTCTAGACTTTCGACCTTAAAGGCAAAATGCTGTATCCAGTCTGGTGACTCCTTATCCTTGATACTCCCAGGATCTTTTGGACACTCAAAAAATGCAATGCAGCTACCATCTTCCATTTGAAAAAAGATATGGATATGTGGGCTGTACAAACCAGTAGAAGGAACATGATCCTCACCCATGGCATGTGAAAACTTCAAACCCAATATTTGGGTGTAAAACTGTACCGTTTCCTTAGCATCGAGACAACGATATGCAGCATGATGAAGCCTTTTGCAAAGCATTTGAACCTCCGGAGACTATTGTTTGGAGATGTTGGCCATAGCCACCACCCTTTTCCATTTGGTAATTTGATCGGTGACGTATTGCTTCATTTGAGGACTTGAGCTAGACGGCGTAACCAACCCACCTGTATTTTCAAGTTTGGCAATGACTTCTGGATCTGACAATACTTTTATTACAGCAACATGCAAACGTTTTAATACCTCAGGACTCATGCCCTTTGGCGCGGCCAAACCAGTCCATGAAGTAACCTCATACGCAGGGATAGCGTCAGCAACCGGGGAGACTCCTGGCAACAACTTATATGGCTTCAAAGAAGTAACTCCTAGCGCCCTCAACTTTCCCGTTTCCATCTGAGTTTTAGTGACGGTAATAGAGTCAAACATGACATCTACCCTCCCGCCTAAAACATCTTGTAAGGGTCCTGCCCCTCCCTTGTAGGGCACGTGCATCATTTTTACGCCAGCCATGGAAGCAAATAACTCGCCAGATAAATGCTGAGTTGAGCCAATTCCAACCGAGGTGTAGGAGATCGAATCAGGCATTACTCTAGCGGCCTTAATCACATCAGCTAAGGTCTTAAATTTACTCTCCTCACTGACAGAAACTGCAAATGGAAACTGTGTCACTATAGAAATCCAATCAAAATCCTCAATTGGATTAAAGTTGAGCTGCTTATATAAAGCGGCAGAAACTGCGTGACCTCCAGTCATCAATATCAAGGTATTGCCATCAGGCGCTGATTTAGCAACTGCAGCACTAGCGATATTACCTCCGGCTCCCGTCTTTGCATCAACAATTACCTGTTGCCCCAACTCTTTAGATAGGCCAGGGGCAATAATGCGTGCAATAGTGTCAGAATTTCCGCCCGCACCAAATCCCTGCACTAAAGTAATTGGCTTATCAGATGATGATGTTTGAGCGCAGACTGAGCCAGCTATAAATGCCGAGAATAAAAAGGTTTTAATCAACATTTTTTATACAGTTTTAATTTTTTGACGTATAGCACCAAATATAGAGCGACCATGGTCATCCAACATTTCGATATAGACCTCGTCCCCATTTTTCAAAAACGGGGTGCTGGCTTTTCCATGAACCATTTGCTCATGTATGCGAGCCTCAGCTACGCAACCAAACCCACTAGCTTCATCCTGATTGGTTACTGACCCAGCACCAATAATGGTGCCTGCACTTAGGGACCGAGTGCGGCACGCATGTTCAATTAAATCAAGATAGGTAAAGAACATGTCTTGACCAGTATTTGGCTGACCCATACGCATGCCATTAATTCCAGAAATTAGTGGCAAATGTAATTTCTCACCATCCCACACATCACCCAACTCATCTAAAGTAACTGCGACAGGTGAAAATGCGCTTGTAGGCTTAGCCTGCAAAAATCCAAAGCCCTTAGGGAGCTCTGTTTTAGTTAAAGCTCGTAATGTGTAATCATTTAAAAGCATTACCAG
This is a stretch of genomic DNA from Polynucleobacter sp. JS-JIR-II-b4. It encodes these proteins:
- a CDS encoding isocitrate/isopropylmalate dehydrogenase family protein → MKIIIIPGDGIGPETMAVTTQVLESASAKFNLGLVLEQEIAGHSSLEKYGSTVTSILLEKVKAANGLMLGPMATYDFKDESKGEINPSKFFRKELDLFANIRPSRTYPKVPTCVKPFDLAVVRENTEGFYADRNIESGGSEMLITPDVVISLRRITRQCCERIAKAAFELAMTRKKHITIVHKANVLKIGDGMFIEICKAIGQNYPQVQIDDFIVDAMMAHVVRAPERFDTIVTTNMFGDILSDLTAELSGSLGLGGSLNAGEQYAMGQAAHGSAPDIAGKDIANPFSLVLSAAMLLNWHGQKTTQVQFTDASKAIEKCVGLLIDSGEVTRDIGGNLGTKAVGDSFVRHFSKG
- a CDS encoding tripartite tricarboxylate transporter substrate binding protein, with amino-acid sequence MKTIFRALLTALFLISYCNAQSSAPPFPNKPVTIVVAYAPGGLGDVLARRLADKLSIRTKQTFVVENKPGATGALATRYVAKSKPDGYILLLGQTGEMVINPIVNKDVGYDTNKDFRPVALIGDAPLILAAPGNSSYRTLPEFIKLAKAKPGSMTYASSGSGTPGHLAAASLAQDMNINMAHAPYKGAGQAMTDLLGGHVDIFFSSAPAVIPHIESKALRALAVSSEKRMAILPEVHTVSEDAIKGFNFTLWGGIFAPVGTPDYVANYLNAEINEVLKDPSFSGPLEKDGLFIKINSQAEFMEFIKRETIKYSKLLKTIEIKND
- a CDS encoding tripartite tricarboxylate transporter substrate binding protein — translated: MITTKQKNIFNVFLSLTLSLLTYPAYSQEFPPKKTITMVVGFAAGGAADTAARIISKKLSENIGANVVVDNRGGAGGNIAHQFAANGPTDGSTILFGSVGPLTIAPHMMKLPYDPFKDLSPITMGVNFPNILVVNSGTGIKTFAEYIAYAKKNPKKLEYASTGPGSASHLAGELLDEMASIQTVHVPYKGGAPALQDLLGGRVAAYFSTYSTSQAYIENGQLIPLAVTGPQRLKSLPKIPTIAESGYAGFNATNWYAFVASSKVPAPILDRWNVEIVKVLNSPDVVRQLNDHGLTPMPTSREELGKYMAKESLTWGRLIREKKITGE
- the tcuB gene encoding tricarballylate utilization 4Fe-4S protein TcuB — translated: MQQLKSLILEASALGSNAPEVEAARMLTICNSCRYCEGFCAVFPAMTRRIEFLPADVNFMANLCHNCGACLYACQYAPPHEFAVNIPKVMAQVRKDTYIAYAWPKAFGSLYKSNGVAVSMAASLSLILFLLLTLVVNGTLTSGPLNGNFYAIFSHNTLAIMFGAVFGFSIIALLIGLQNFWRGIDPGLSSGGAVAEATHDALTLKYLGGGHGEGCNNEDDAFTLWRKRFHHFTFYGFMLCFAATSVATLYHYLLDLHAPYALNSIPVILGTLGGIGLLIGPAGLLYLNFKRNAEHGDASQKPMDRAFILLLFFISASGLALLAYRDTSAMPALLATHLGFVMGLFLTMPYGKFAHGFYRLVALLKNAIEKRQPNKLGLSGE
- the tcuA gene encoding FAD-dependent tricarballylate dehydrogenase TcuA translates to MSSQAKQNPLDVLVIGGGNAALCAALMAREAGASVLVLEAAPREWRGGNSAHTRNIRAMHEQPEDVMLESYPEEEYWQDILKVTSGKTDEKMARYVIRSSSQCRKWMKHHGVHFQPPLSGTLNLSRTNAFFMGGGKALVNAYYRSAEKLGVEIRYNSPVDKLEIQSGKFIAAYVGNERIEAKTCVLAAGGFESNREWLKEAWGINEYGESPADNFLIRGTQYNKGVLLKQLIGLGADSVSDPTQAHMVAVDARAPLYDGGICTRIDAVSFGIVVNKNAQRFSDEGEDFWPKRYAFWGRLVAQQPGQIGYSIIDSKVLGRFMPPVFPGEKADTLEELAKKLGIDPSALVQTVSAYNAACRVGTFDHTIMDDCYTEGLDPPKTHWALPIDKGPFYGYAVRPGVTFTYLGLKTDETAAVRFNNQPSVNLFVAGEMMAGNVLGKGYAAGIGMAIGTVFGRIAGSEAAKAALHHRSHSHAAT
- a CDS encoding isocitrate/isopropylmalate dehydrogenase family protein — protein: MSKKLHVGILEGDDIGHEIVPVAVEVAKAAANIHQVDIEWVPLPVGRRALDIHGHTLPPETLETLHTLDGWILGPIGHRAYPKQVNAINPHPILRKQFNLFANVRPTRSYPDIGCLRDDIDLIIVRENNEGFQPDRNMLVGNAEFRPSDEMTLSMRVITRTGSRRVAQAAYELARQRKKHLTYVHKDTVFKLGCGMFVEECKKLAPEYPDVLVDDVIVDTMAMRLVRDPQNFDVIVTTNMFGDILSDEAAGLVGGLGMAPGLCIGDGDVAMAQATHGSAPDIAGKGIANPYSIIESTRMMFDWLGHSRNIPEAVAMARSMSEATTIALANPNARTGDINGKGNTASMAKAILEALK
- a CDS encoding amidohydrolase family protein, which produces MNHQRRKLLQCTLGVAALPVLGSVGSSFAQQGLSAPGGYDLLITGARVIDPSQNLDAVMDIGVRSGRIVEIQKNLPRDKAAQQINAVGKIITPGLVDLHAHTYPQASAIGLPADELVHFTATTTFVSAGDAGGNNFSAFKNFIQAQARSRMFAFVHISSIGLAGYPIGEMRNIDYANIDLAARVVNENPDLVLGIKVRETLDVVGENGIEPLRRAREAAERSGIKGTRVMCHIGNAPGDLGNLLDLLRPGDILTHAYSGAGNNTVQNGKLIAAALEAKKRGVIIDVGHGGGSFDFTVAEPAIQQGLMPDTISSDLHAFSGNSPSIPYLPNVMSKFLTLGFSLNQVIAMATNRPAAIINRDPLLGTLKKNASADISIFDLVEKPVEWLDTRSNKRPGMYSLVPVQTIRAGRPFGRPFVSPFGW
- a CDS encoding VOC family protein, with the translated sequence MLCKRLHHAAYRCLDAKETVQFYTQILGLKFSHAMGEDHVPSTGLYSPHIHIFFQMEDGSCIAFFECPKDPGSIKDKESPDWIQHFAFKVESLEVLIEAKKDLEKKGVKVLGPTNHDDFITSIYFFDPSGHRLELTADTCVASMYPFFEAEAPKVLALWDETHDWSQREKLFGSKTGYKR
- a CDS encoding tripartite tricarboxylate transporter substrate binding protein, producing the protein MLIKTFLFSAFIAGSVCAQTSSSDKPITLVQGFGAGGNSDTIARIIAPGLSKELGQQVIVDAKTGAGGNIASAAVAKSAPDGNTLILMTGGHAVSAALYKQLNFNPIEDFDWISIVTQFPFAVSVSEESKFKTLADVIKAARVMPDSISYTSVGIGSTQHLSGELFASMAGVKMMHVPYKGGAGPLQDVLGGRVDVMFDSITVTKTQMETGKLRALGVTSLKPYKLLPGVSPVADAIPAYEVTSWTGLAAPKGMSPEVLKRLHVAVIKVLSDPEVIAKLENTGGLVTPSSSSPQMKQYVTDQITKWKRVVAMANISKQ
- a CDS encoding fumarylacetoacetate hydrolase family protein produces the protein MKLASLKTGDRDGALLVVSKDLSRAALVPQIVKTMQKAIENWVSIQPSLSKIYEQLNANTSSEAFDLDVSKLESPFPRSYQFLDGSVYLHHMEKARKARGAEMPPNYKTEPLMYQGLSDRFCGPEETMVFPEATLEPDYEAEVAIVVDDVPMGTTKTDAGKHIKLVMLLNDYTLRALTKTELPKGFGFLQAKPTSAFSPVAVTLDELGDVWDGEKLHLPLISGINGMRMGQPNTGQDMFFTYLDLIEHACRTRSLSAGTIIGAGSVTNQDEASGFGCVAEARIHEQMVHGKASTPFLKNGDEVYIEMLDDHGRSIFGAIRQKIKTV